The DNA segment TGCCTAAAATAACATGAAAGACCAAAATTTTTATCAGGAAAATATCCAGATCCCATCCGAGGACTGGGAGTGTTAGGAGGAGTCAGTGTTCTCCCACCCCAACCCACTTGATCAGCTGAGCTCATATTCGGGAATAATTTTGCCGGAAAATATCCAATATTTGAGCCCTCGATATTTAGCCACCAATTTTGTGTATTTGGGTCCTACAATATATATTAACCTTTGTCAACAATATAATATCATGTCTAAGATTACATAGAGAAAGTTAAATGGAATGAACATGACCTTTGCGAGAGAAAGTGCAGTCGCAACCATTGGTCCACCATAGGTAGATGTTTGTGTCACTAGTGAACCGATGTATTTTTTTGGATTAGTCTGGACAAATCCTGAACAATATAGATTGAAGCATCCTTTATTCTTGAAATTATCTGACTGTGTCCCAATGTAATACCAtattagatttaaaaaaaatggaacatGTTTTTaggtataaattaaaaaacatataaataaatatctccTTACTGTCCATGAAGTGTAAATATAAGTTGCAGTATCACCATAAAAGTGTGGAGCCACCTATA comes from the Phaseolus vulgaris cultivar G19833 chromosome 8, P. vulgaris v2.0, whole genome shotgun sequence genome and includes:
- the LOC137826376 gene encoding protein neprosin-like, translated to MSLSHIWVQNGLGDATNKISVGWHVAPHFYGDTATYIYTSWTSDNFKNKGCFNLYCSGFVQTNPKKYIGSLVTQTSTYGGPMVATALSLAKDPNTQNWWLNIEGSNIGYFPAKLFPNMSSADQVGWGGRTLTPPNTPSPRMGSGYFPDKNFGLSCYFRQVSFQNESRTDYGPPIYDTGTINDNPNCFGVEYYGDLGRKAGYSLQFGGPGGECGN